The nucleotide sequence TGGTGAAGCCGTCGCAGAGGGAGGCGAACCGGTCGGCCTGCAGTACGACCGAAGGCACTTCCACCATGAGCCAGACCTTGAAGGACGGGCCGGAGACAAGCCCCTCGGACTCGAGGATGGCCCTGACCTGCTCCATTTCCCGGAGGGTCCGGACAAAGGGTATGATGACGGAGAGGTTGGTGAGGCCGAAGTAATCCCGGACTTTCTTCACGGCGCGGCATTCGAGGCGGAAGCCCTGTTCGTAATCGGGGGAGACATACCGGGACGCTCCCCTCCAGCCGAGCATGGGATTGGATTCAAGGGGTTCCAAGTCCTGACCGCCCCGGAGCTTGCGGAAGTCGTTGGTCCGGAAGTCGCTGAAGCGCATGAGCACAGGTCTTGGAGAGAATCCCGAGGCGACGGCGGCTATGCCTTCGGCGAGCTTGTCCACGAAGAGGGTTTCCTGTTTCGTCCGGACGAGGTAGATGGGGTGGATGCCGATGTCGCCGGTGAAGATGAATTCGGTTCTGAGAAGGCCGACACCGTCGGCCGGCAGGACTGAGCACCGCTCCACCGAGGCCGGGCCTTCAAGGTTGATAAGTATTTTTGTTGCCGTGACGCTCTGGGGAATCGGGGAGGCGGCGGGTTGCCCCTGTGCCGCCGTACGGGGCGACGCGGCCGGGAGGGCCGAAACGGCGGAGACAAGCGAAGGAGCTGTGCGCTCTTCTCCCTGGAAGACAACTCCCCGGGTTGCGTCCACTACCACGTTCTGTCCTTCGGCGAGGACTTCGGTGG is from Aminivibrio pyruvatiphilus and encodes:
- a CDS encoding putative PEP-binding protein, with the translated sequence MTKNGKHENSSPAPVTPERKLLCRGLAASPGLAAGKVVLVPGSADAVKITDGDILVTTMTTPDMIPALRKAGAVVTDEGGRTCHAAILSRELGIPCIVGARNATEVLAEGQNVVVDATRGVVFQGEERTAPSLVSAVSALPAASPRTAAQGQPAASPIPQSVTATKILINLEGPASVERCSVLPADGVGLLRTEFIFTGDIGIHPIYLVRTKQETLFVDKLAEGIAAVASGFSPRPVLMRFSDFRTNDFRKLRGGQDLEPLESNPMLGWRGASRYVSPDYEQGFRLECRAVKKVRDYFGLTNLSVIIPFVRTLREMEQVRAILESEGLVSGPSFKVWLMVEVPSVVLQADRFASLCDGFTIGSNDLTQLILGVDRDSGKLGAMGYFDERHPSVLEAISMTVRAARKAGIPCSICGEGPSVFPDFAEKLVAMGMDSISVNPDALDYTRRIVASAEQKIILDGIRGGM